In the genome of Hyphomonas sp. Mor2, one region contains:
- the purF gene encoding amidophosphoribosyltransferase, protein MLFDHDDDKPREECGVVGVFGHPQAALLVALGLHALQHRGQEACGITSFDGEKFHGERHMGLVGENFGGDVSDRLPGNSGIGHNRYSTQGKPAIRNIQPVYADLDSGGFAIAHNGNLTNARAIRKRLVRRGSIFQSTMDTEVILHLLARSDQDSVADRFIDAIRKIEGGFSLVGMTNKKLIGARDPSGLRPLVLGHIGDGYVLASETCALDLMGAEFVREIDPGEVIIITADGIRSYNAFPSQPVRPCLFEYVYFARPDSIVQGRSVYEVRRKMGHQLAEEHPADIDVVVPVPDSGVPAAIGFSEHSGVPFQLGIIRSHYVGRTFIQPTQTGRQRAVSRKHSPNKAVLEGKRVLLVDDSIVRGNTSRKIVQMVREAGAKEIHFRSASPPITHQDFYGIDMADRTELLAANHSLEEMREYLKVESLGFLSVPGLYRAIGVDYDPETPAFADHCFTGDYPTRLIDHEHNESSKERQLSLLD, encoded by the coding sequence ATGTTGTTTGATCATGATGACGACAAGCCCCGCGAAGAATGCGGCGTCGTTGGCGTCTTTGGCCACCCCCAGGCTGCCCTCCTTGTAGCGCTCGGACTACACGCCCTCCAGCATCGCGGGCAAGAAGCCTGCGGTATCACAAGTTTTGACGGTGAGAAGTTCCACGGCGAACGTCATATGGGTCTCGTCGGCGAAAACTTCGGCGGTGATGTTTCCGATCGTTTGCCTGGCAATAGCGGCATCGGGCACAATCGCTACTCGACCCAGGGCAAGCCGGCCATTCGCAACATTCAGCCGGTTTATGCCGATTTGGATTCCGGCGGCTTCGCGATTGCGCATAATGGCAATCTGACCAATGCGCGGGCCATTCGAAAACGGCTGGTGCGTCGGGGATCGATCTTCCAGTCTACCATGGATACAGAAGTCATTCTCCACCTCCTCGCCCGCAGCGACCAGGACTCCGTTGCCGACAGATTCATCGACGCCATCCGCAAAATTGAGGGTGGCTTTTCTTTGGTCGGAATGACCAACAAGAAATTGATCGGCGCGCGTGATCCATCTGGTCTCCGCCCGCTTGTGCTAGGTCATATCGGGGATGGCTATGTCCTGGCTTCCGAGACTTGCGCACTGGATCTCATGGGCGCCGAGTTTGTCCGTGAAATCGACCCGGGCGAAGTCATTATCATTACCGCCGACGGCATTCGGTCCTACAATGCTTTCCCGTCTCAACCCGTTCGCCCTTGCTTGTTTGAGTATGTTTATTTCGCGCGCCCTGACAGTATCGTTCAGGGCCGTTCTGTTTATGAAGTTCGGCGCAAGATGGGCCATCAGCTCGCCGAGGAGCACCCTGCCGATATTGACGTGGTCGTCCCCGTTCCGGACTCCGGCGTTCCGGCAGCAATCGGCTTTTCAGAGCATTCCGGCGTCCCGTTCCAGCTCGGCATCATTCGGAGCCACTATGTTGGCCGGACGTTCATCCAGCCGACCCAAACCGGACGTCAGCGCGCTGTGTCGCGCAAACACTCGCCGAACAAGGCCGTGCTGGAAGGTAAGCGCGTTCTGCTCGTCGACGACTCGATTGTCCGTGGCAACACGTCTCGCAAGATCGTCCAGATGGTTCGCGAGGCCGGGGCCAAGGAAATTCACTTCCGATCCGCCAGTCCGCCAATCACGCATCAGGACTTTTACGGCATCGACATGGCCGATCGCACCGAGCTGCTGGCCGCCAATCATTCGCTCGAAGAAATGCGCGAATATCTGAAAGTCGAAAGTCTCGGCTTCCTGTCAGTGCCCGGCCTCTATCGCGCGATAGGCGTCGATTATGACCCTGAAACGCCAGCCTTTGCCGACCATTGTTTTACAGGCGACTATCCAACCCGTCTGATCGACCACGAACACAATGAGAGCAGCAAGGAAAGACAGCTTTCGCTTCTGGACTAG
- a CDS encoding iron-sulfur cluster assembly accessory protein gives MARRPRPKLVTLTDAAAARVGEIMSEKGAGFLRVGVTNGGCAGMEYVMDYVEAPEPLDEIVEDKGVKIVVDAKAVLFLLGSIVDYETTLLHEKFTFTNPNQTDACGCGESVTIIPAAAE, from the coding sequence ATGGCCAGACGACCCAGACCCAAACTCGTTACGCTTACTGACGCCGCCGCCGCGCGCGTCGGCGAGATCATGTCTGAAAAAGGCGCGGGGTTCTTGCGCGTGGGAGTCACAAATGGTGGCTGCGCGGGTATGGAATACGTGATGGATTATGTTGAGGCGCCCGAGCCGCTCGATGAAATTGTCGAGGACAAGGGAGTCAAGATCGTCGTCGATGCCAAAGCGGTGCTGTTTTTGCTCGGCTCCATCGTAGATTACGAGACGACACTCTTACATGAGAAGTTCACCTTCACTAATCCCAATCAGACCGATGCCTGTGGATGCGGTGAAAGCGTGACGATCATTCCTGCTGCTGCGGAATAA
- a CDS encoding UrcA family protein, giving the protein MILSQKLSKLTLSIAVATGALSVSPAMAAASDVHTKTQEISILGYDLSDRSDASDLLARIQSASKRVCKIYTNRETVRERSLREHCAEQATATAVQSLNSPILTAVWNETKSS; this is encoded by the coding sequence ATGATCCTTTCCCAGAAACTCTCCAAACTGACACTGTCCATCGCGGTCGCAACCGGCGCGCTTTCTGTATCGCCTGCGATGGCGGCTGCATCCGATGTCCACACCAAGACGCAAGAGATTTCCATTCTTGGATATGATCTGTCGGATCGCAGCGATGCCTCGGACCTGCTGGCCCGAATCCAGTCCGCATCCAAGCGCGTCTGCAAGATCTACACTAATCGCGAAACGGTTCGCGAACGGAGCCTTCGCGAACATTGTGCGGAACAGGCAACGGCAACCGCGGTCCAGTCATTGAACTCGCCAATTCTGACAGCCGTGTGGAACGAAACGAAAAGCAGCTAG
- a CDS encoding aspartate aminotransferase family protein, translating into MERNEKQLETAALKAERGRGENSSRPLDFLDRLSHCAEQLREDTRMKMPEQGRPWSEIQAEMRDRGAKDARWRDGRTAVYVFNAGEEIAAIQKEAYAAFMSENGLGPLAFPSLAQMEKDVISMGLGLLHGPEGATGAMTSGGTDSITMAIKTARDYARSAGRAQARANIVLPQSAHLAFDKAAHLMDIEVRRVALKDNGSYEADPVAMGAACDPDTIMMVGSAPNFPHGIIDPIEALGEVAAAKQVWLHVDACVGGFFAPFARMNGVPVPAFDFEVPAVHSMSADLHKYGYAAKGASTVLFRSEALFEHMPFDMNQWSGAPMKTPTLAGTRPGGAISAAWAVMTHLGIEGYKRLQGQVCATRERVEEGVKRLGFEVLGNPMLGLIAFRHPNHHAFAIYGEIYRRGWFTSVTKEPPSLHLMLSPKHADFIDEYLSDLEASLRAVETAADAEKLKVEARYS; encoded by the coding sequence GTGGAACGAAACGAAAAGCAGCTAGAAACAGCTGCCTTGAAAGCAGAGAGAGGGCGCGGTGAAAATTCATCGCGCCCTCTCGATTTTCTCGACAGGCTGTCGCACTGTGCGGAGCAGTTGCGGGAGGACACGCGAATGAAAATGCCAGAACAAGGACGGCCCTGGTCTGAGATCCAAGCTGAAATGCGTGATCGAGGCGCCAAGGATGCCAGATGGCGGGACGGGCGTACCGCAGTCTATGTGTTCAATGCCGGGGAAGAGATCGCAGCGATCCAGAAGGAAGCCTATGCGGCCTTTATGTCAGAGAACGGTCTTGGACCATTGGCCTTTCCATCGCTTGCGCAAATGGAGAAGGACGTGATCTCCATGGGGCTCGGCCTCCTGCATGGGCCAGAAGGGGCGACCGGGGCGATGACCTCGGGAGGGACCGACTCGATCACCATGGCAATCAAGACGGCGCGAGACTATGCGCGGTCCGCAGGACGGGCGCAGGCGCGCGCCAATATCGTCCTTCCGCAATCGGCCCATCTTGCTTTCGACAAGGCGGCCCACCTGATGGACATCGAGGTCCGGCGCGTCGCCCTGAAAGACAACGGATCCTATGAAGCTGATCCGGTGGCCATGGGCGCAGCATGCGATCCAGATACGATCATGATGGTCGGCTCCGCGCCCAACTTTCCGCACGGCATCATCGATCCGATCGAAGCCCTCGGCGAGGTGGCGGCTGCGAAACAGGTCTGGCTGCACGTGGATGCTTGTGTCGGCGGCTTTTTCGCGCCCTTCGCGCGCATGAATGGCGTGCCCGTGCCAGCTTTCGATTTTGAAGTCCCGGCGGTTCATTCGATGAGCGCGGATCTGCACAAATATGGTTATGCCGCGAAGGGGGCCTCCACGGTTCTGTTTCGTTCCGAGGCTCTGTTTGAGCATATGCCCTTCGATATGAACCAATGGTCTGGCGCCCCGATGAAGACGCCGACACTGGCGGGCACGCGCCCAGGCGGTGCAATCTCGGCGGCTTGGGCTGTCATGACCCATCTGGGCATCGAAGGGTATAAACGCCTGCAAGGGCAGGTCTGTGCCACGCGTGAGCGCGTCGAGGAGGGCGTGAAGCGACTCGGCTTCGAAGTGCTCGGCAACCCCATGCTGGGCCTCATCGCGTTCCGGCATCCGAACCATCATGCCTTCGCCATTTATGGCGAGATCTACCGGCGGGGCTGGTTTACGTCCGTGACCAAGGAGCCGCCGAGCCTGCATCTCATGTTGTCGCCGAAACACGCCGATTTCATTGATGAATATCTCAGCGATCTCGAAGCCAGCCTGCGGGCGGTCGAGACGGCGGCGGATGCCGAAAAACTGAAGGTCGAAGCGCGCTACAGCTAG
- the panB gene encoding 3-methyl-2-oxobutanoate hydroxymethyltransferase: MSAQTQTRRKTVRDIAKAKGGDPLVCLTAYDATVAELLDPHCDILLVGDSVGMVVHGLPSTVGVTMDMMILHGQAVMRGSTQAFVVVDMPFGSYETNSDQAFLNAARILQETGCQAVKIESGAYAATQIRHMVERGIPVMGHVGLRPQATHVDGGFRAKGRTDAEWDKAIEEAVAADEAGAFAIVVEGVAPDLADKITATVSCPTIGIGASANCDGQILVTNDMLGMTDWVPKFVKKNADLKSEIENAAKIYAEEVKARAFPGDAQTYKLRKTAPS; the protein is encoded by the coding sequence ATGTCCGCCCAGACTCAGACACGCCGCAAAACCGTGCGCGATATCGCCAAAGCCAAAGGCGGCGACCCCTTGGTATGCCTGACCGCTTATGATGCGACGGTCGCAGAATTGCTCGACCCGCATTGTGACATCCTGCTCGTCGGGGATAGTGTGGGTATGGTGGTCCATGGGCTGCCATCGACGGTCGGCGTAACGATGGACATGATGATTCTGCACGGCCAGGCGGTGATGCGCGGTTCAACGCAGGCTTTTGTCGTCGTCGATATGCCGTTCGGGTCTTACGAAACCAATTCGGATCAGGCCTTCCTGAATGCCGCGCGTATCCTGCAGGAAACCGGCTGTCAGGCCGTGAAGATAGAAAGCGGGGCGTACGCGGCCACGCAGATCAGGCATATGGTCGAGCGCGGGATACCCGTCATGGGCCATGTTGGCCTGCGTCCGCAAGCGACCCATGTCGATGGCGGGTTCCGGGCCAAAGGTCGTACCGATGCGGAATGGGACAAGGCGATCGAAGAAGCGGTTGCGGCTGACGAGGCCGGGGCGTTTGCGATCGTGGTCGAAGGGGTTGCACCGGATCTCGCCGACAAGATTACGGCCACTGTGAGCTGCCCAACCATCGGGATCGGTGCGTCCGCAAACTGTGACGGTCAGATTCTGGTGACCAATGACATGTTGGGCATGACCGATTGGGTGCCAAAATTCGTCAAGAAGAATGCAGATCTCAAAAGCGAGATCGAAAATGCCGCGAAAATCTATGCAGAAGAGGTGAAGGCGCGCGCCTTTCCCGGGGATGCTCAAACCTACAAACTGCGCAAAACTGCGCCGAGCTAA
- a CDS encoding CvpA family protein: MMEALTAFDAVAIVIVIVSTLMALARGFMRELATLGAFIAAIAAAFFARRYFVDQLDALLPANSPDWMPDAIIFVVVFLVVYVAVAWFGANLSRTIQGVDGIGLLDRVAGGLFGFARGGVVLVFFVYLLNLAMDRDQIPEFVTQARTYPIISAGADYLNDRAPELAERTAQTSDLDAETLAE; encoded by the coding sequence ATGATGGAAGCCCTTACAGCCTTTGATGCCGTGGCGATCGTAATTGTGATCGTCTCGACATTGATGGCTCTCGCCCGTGGCTTCATGCGCGAACTTGCGACCCTCGGAGCGTTTATTGCGGCGATCGCGGCCGCCTTCTTTGCACGCCGCTATTTCGTTGATCAACTGGATGCCTTGCTCCCTGCAAATTCCCCGGACTGGATGCCGGACGCCATCATTTTCGTCGTCGTCTTTCTCGTCGTCTACGTCGCGGTGGCGTGGTTCGGTGCAAACTTGTCGAGGACGATTCAAGGCGTCGATGGAATCGGACTGCTCGATCGAGTCGCCGGAGGCCTGTTCGGCTTTGCCCGCGGCGGCGTGGTTCTGGTTTTCTTTGTGTACTTGCTCAATCTTGCCATGGATCGCGATCAGATCCCGGAATTTGTAACGCAGGCAAGGACTTATCCAATCATTTCAGCTGGCGCTGACTATCTGAATGACCGCGCGCCCGAGCTTGCGGAACGCACGGCACAGACATCAGACCTTGACGCAGAGACCCTGGCAGAATAA
- a CDS encoding PQQ-binding-like beta-propeller repeat protein, whose product MSAQTLFKIGLISVTCLSLSACSILNRGAAEREAEEALEKEGRITMVLGDDTLQADPSLVSEVVILPEPRTLTDGWPQAGSRASKAVGNIAVAAQLDVAWRADVGNGSDRRSALTTPPVASSDTIYSIDSRQTIVATNAENGRRKWSERLESGNRRDGTGIGSGLGLDGNTLVIASAFGFVAALDATTGAELWRTQTEAPMTGSPTIKDGRVFVSSNNNEVLALDLVTGTVLWSDQAIAETARVLGSPSPAAVEDIVVAPYSSGEVIAYLASNGRRLWSEALASVGQFTPISSINDIGARPILGGGLVFAATQSGVLAAIDGRTGNRVWQQPIGTIQAPALAGEYLFVVGVDAELACIKAGTGQVVWVQELERFKRPEKQRGRITYAGPIVANGRVLVASSTGELIAFDPQTGDETDRLKLGDPVFIEPIAVQDKLLILTDDARLIAIR is encoded by the coding sequence ATGAGCGCCCAGACCTTATTCAAGATCGGATTGATCTCTGTCACCTGTCTATCTCTTTCCGCTTGCTCGATTTTAAATCGTGGCGCAGCCGAACGTGAAGCTGAAGAGGCCCTGGAGAAAGAGGGACGGATCACGATGGTGCTCGGTGACGACACATTGCAGGCTGACCCGAGCCTGGTCAGTGAGGTCGTCATCTTGCCGGAGCCAAGAACGCTGACCGATGGTTGGCCGCAGGCCGGTAGCCGCGCCAGCAAGGCCGTTGGCAACATAGCGGTGGCGGCTCAGCTGGATGTGGCTTGGCGCGCAGATGTCGGCAATGGATCGGATCGAAGATCGGCCTTGACCACCCCGCCTGTCGCATCGAGTGACACGATCTATTCGATCGACTCACGACAGACGATTGTTGCGACCAACGCTGAGAACGGGCGGCGCAAGTGGAGCGAGCGGCTGGAGTCTGGCAACCGACGCGATGGCACAGGAATTGGCTCAGGGCTGGGCCTTGATGGCAATACATTGGTCATTGCCAGCGCATTTGGTTTTGTCGCAGCCCTGGATGCAACCACCGGCGCGGAGCTGTGGCGCACCCAGACCGAAGCGCCGATGACCGGATCGCCGACGATCAAGGACGGGCGCGTCTTCGTTTCCTCAAACAATAATGAAGTCCTGGCCCTGGATCTGGTCACAGGCACCGTCTTGTGGAGTGATCAGGCAATTGCGGAGACGGCGCGCGTGCTGGGCTCACCCAGCCCGGCGGCTGTCGAAGACATTGTCGTGGCCCCGTACTCATCGGGTGAGGTTATCGCGTACCTCGCCTCGAATGGTCGCCGTCTGTGGAGTGAAGCGCTGGCCAGCGTCGGACAGTTCACGCCGATCTCTTCGATCAATGATATTGGCGCACGCCCCATTCTCGGTGGTGGACTTGTTTTTGCGGCCACACAGTCAGGGGTGCTCGCTGCGATTGATGGACGGACCGGAAACCGGGTCTGGCAACAGCCCATCGGTACAATCCAGGCGCCCGCACTCGCAGGCGAATATCTGTTCGTTGTCGGGGTGGACGCCGAACTCGCTTGTATCAAAGCCGGAACCGGTCAAGTGGTCTGGGTGCAGGAGCTGGAACGGTTCAAACGACCTGAAAAACAAAGAGGCCGGATCACGTATGCGGGCCCGATTGTTGCGAATGGCCGGGTGCTGGTCGCGTCCTCAACTGGAGAGCTTATCGCCTTTGATCCGCAGACCGGTGATGAGACTGACCGCTTGAAACTTGGCGATCCTGTCTTTATCGAGCCGATTGCTGTTCAGGACAAATTGCTGATCCTGACCGATGATGCGCGCCTGATTGCAATTCGCTAA
- the radA gene encoding DNA repair protein RadA, whose amino-acid sequence MAKSHFVCQSCGATHSKWSGRCDACGEWNTLVEEAVSGPPGGLKAPKSGTKRTSKAKFSALNGDDAPPERIVLGVDELDRVFGGGIVPSSATLIGGDPGIGKSTLLLQVAARLARNGKTSVYVSGEEAVAQIQDRARRLKVADSPVQLATETDLRKVLSALKSAKPDFVVIDSIQTMWSDSLEAAPGSVSQVRACGQELTRWAKTSGAALILVGHVTKEGQIAGPRVVEHMVDTVFYFEGERGHQFRILRAVKNRFGPTDEIGIFEMHQYGLAPAPEPSALFLSTEADETGGTAVFAAMEGSRPVLAEVQALVAPSAYGTPRRSIVGWDSNRLAMLLAVLESRCGVSLGGRDVYLSVAGGYRMSEPAGDLAAAAALLTSAAANPGPGKAIYFGELALSGTVRPVARMEQRLKEAARLGFERAFVPEGSPKAVEGLTITPIKRLSELVELIAPEAAS is encoded by the coding sequence ATGGCCAAATCGCATTTCGTTTGTCAGTCCTGCGGCGCGACCCATTCCAAATGGTCCGGACGCTGCGATGCTTGCGGCGAATGGAACACATTGGTCGAAGAGGCTGTCTCGGGACCGCCCGGCGGATTGAAAGCCCCGAAATCAGGTACAAAACGCACCAGCAAAGCGAAGTTCTCGGCGCTAAATGGTGACGATGCGCCACCTGAACGAATTGTGCTTGGTGTCGACGAGCTGGACCGCGTTTTTGGCGGCGGCATCGTCCCCTCCAGCGCGACCTTGATTGGCGGCGATCCCGGCATCGGCAAATCCACGCTCCTTCTGCAGGTCGCCGCACGCCTGGCCCGAAATGGCAAGACCTCGGTCTATGTCTCTGGTGAGGAAGCCGTCGCTCAAATCCAGGATCGCGCGCGCCGCCTGAAAGTCGCGGACAGCCCGGTGCAACTCGCAACGGAAACCGATCTGCGCAAAGTGCTGAGCGCCCTGAAGTCGGCCAAACCGGACTTTGTCGTGATCGACTCGATACAAACCATGTGGTCCGACAGTCTCGAGGCGGCGCCGGGCAGCGTCAGCCAGGTGCGTGCGTGCGGGCAGGAATTGACCCGCTGGGCCAAGACATCCGGCGCAGCGCTGATCCTGGTCGGGCATGTCACCAAGGAAGGGCAGATTGCCGGCCCACGCGTGGTCGAGCACATGGTCGACACGGTGTTCTATTTCGAAGGCGAGCGCGGGCATCAATTCCGGATCCTGCGCGCGGTGAAGAACCGTTTCGGTCCGACTGACGAGATCGGCATTTTCGAGATGCACCAATACGGTCTCGCCCCTGCGCCTGAGCCTTCCGCCCTGTTCCTGTCGACGGAAGCCGATGAGACCGGTGGCACCGCCGTCTTCGCGGCAATGGAAGGCTCGCGTCCCGTTCTTGCCGAAGTCCAGGCCCTCGTCGCACCGAGCGCCTATGGGACGCCGCGGCGCTCCATTGTCGGATGGGACAGCAATCGCCTCGCCATGTTGCTGGCCGTGCTTGAGTCCCGGTGCGGAGTTTCCCTGGGAGGGCGTGACGTCTACCTGTCCGTGGCCGGTGGATATCGCATGTCAGAACCCGCCGGCGATCTCGCCGCCGCGGCTGCTTTGCTGACCTCGGCCGCAGCCAATCCCGGACCCGGCAAGGCCATCTATTTTGGCGAGCTTGCCCTGTCGGGAACGGTCAGGCCCGTGGCCCGCATGGAGCAGAGGTTGAAGGAAGCAGCCCGCCTGGGCTTCGAGCGCGCATTCGTTCCAGAGGGGAGCCCAAAAGCTGTAGAAGGCTTGACGATTACGCCAATCAAGCGCCTATCTGAATTAGTAGAGTTGATCGCACCGGAAGCTGCCTCATGA
- the der gene encoding ribosome biogenesis GTPase Der — protein MPLKIAIVGRPNVGKSTLFNRLAGKQLALVDDQPGVTRDRKEAEGRLADLPLILIDTAGFEDVTDGSLEARMRQQTEIAIREAELALFLIDARVGVTAVDERFAQILRRADMPIVLAANKAEGHAGDEGLLEAWNLGLGEPVGLSGAHGEGLSDLYSSIREALGEEAFLEALKEEEAEEQDTFNHGILDQLEGLDMDDPFLNEAKLEAAFEKAGIDDDAEGEAIAEAKAATKERPIRLAIVGRPNAGKSTLINQLVGEDRMLTGPEAGITRDSVTLRWTWEGREVRLVDTAGLRRKSKVQERLEKMSTGETVRSLKYADVVALVMEPEDSFEKQDLQIADLALREGRAVVFVISKWDTIKNHGMAMKELERRLKEHLPQAKGAALVTLSGLTGKRVERLMPAVAKAYDDWCARVKTGDLNRWLRYMIERNPPPSVQGKRIKPRYMAQIKARPPTFVLIASRGDQMPESYKRYLVNGLREAFELPGVPIRLIVKQGANPYADKARRKR, from the coding sequence ATGCCGCTTAAAATCGCTATTGTGGGACGACCGAATGTCGGGAAGTCCACGCTGTTCAATCGCCTTGCGGGCAAGCAACTGGCGCTGGTCGATGACCAGCCCGGCGTCACGCGCGATCGCAAGGAAGCTGAAGGCCGCCTCGCGGATCTGCCCCTGATTCTGATCGACACCGCCGGTTTCGAGGATGTGACCGACGGTTCCCTGGAAGCGCGCATGCGTCAACAGACTGAGATTGCCATCCGTGAGGCAGAGCTCGCCCTGTTTCTGATTGATGCACGAGTTGGCGTGACCGCTGTGGATGAGCGCTTTGCGCAAATTCTCCGCCGCGCCGACATGCCGATCGTCCTGGCGGCCAACAAGGCTGAAGGACATGCGGGGGACGAAGGACTGCTCGAGGCGTGGAACCTGGGTCTGGGCGAACCTGTTGGGCTCTCCGGCGCACACGGTGAGGGCTTGTCAGATCTCTATAGTTCGATCCGTGAGGCTCTTGGCGAAGAGGCCTTCCTCGAGGCCTTGAAGGAAGAAGAAGCGGAAGAGCAGGATACGTTCAATCACGGCATTCTCGATCAGCTCGAGGGGCTCGACATGGATGATCCGTTTCTCAATGAAGCGAAGCTGGAAGCTGCGTTTGAGAAAGCCGGGATCGATGATGATGCCGAGGGCGAAGCGATTGCGGAAGCCAAGGCAGCCACCAAGGAGCGCCCGATAAGGCTCGCCATTGTCGGCCGACCGAATGCGGGTAAATCGACTTTGATCAATCAGCTGGTCGGCGAAGACCGGATGCTGACCGGGCCGGAAGCCGGTATCACGCGCGACTCCGTTACGCTTCGCTGGACATGGGAAGGCCGAGAGGTGCGGCTGGTCGATACTGCCGGCTTGCGCAGAAAGTCCAAGGTTCAGGAACGCCTGGAAAAAATGTCGACGGGCGAGACGGTACGTTCGTTGAAATATGCGGACGTTGTCGCCCTGGTCATGGAGCCGGAAGATTCGTTTGAGAAACAGGATCTGCAGATCGCTGATCTCGCACTGCGAGAAGGGCGGGCCGTCGTTTTCGTGATCTCCAAATGGGACACGATCAAGAACCACGGCATGGCGATGAAGGAGCTCGAGCGGCGACTGAAAGAGCATCTGCCGCAGGCCAAGGGGGCGGCGCTGGTGACATTGTCTGGTCTCACCGGCAAGCGGGTCGAACGCCTGATGCCAGCCGTCGCCAAGGCCTATGATGACTGGTGCGCCCGGGTGAAGACGGGCGACCTGAACCGCTGGCTGCGCTATATGATTGAACGCAATCCACCGCCAAGCGTGCAGGGCAAACGCATCAAGCCGCGCTATATGGCACAGATCAAGGCGCGCCCGCCAACCTTTGTGCTGATCGCATCGCGCGGGGATCAGATGCCTGAATCCTACAAGCGCTATCTGGTCAATGGTTTGCGCGAAGCCTTTGAATTACCCGGCGTGCCGATCCGGCTGATTGTGAAGCAAGGGGCCAACCCCTACGCAGATAAGGCCAGGCGCAAGCGCTAG
- a CDS encoding NnrU family protein, protein MTFFLVGLAIFFGLHIYSATRSRHAEYDLKKRMGYGLFMSGYSLISLIGFGLIVYGYGATRGFGVLYVPPVWMQHINLVLMMPALILLVASQLPPGRITKVTKHPMLLAVKLWALGHLLANGELNSLILFGSFLAYAVFDRIMVKRRGDNGPGPDVVLQGRMDLIAIVAGLGTWAAIAFWLHPILFGVPAIS, encoded by the coding sequence ATGACATTTTTCTTGGTCGGGTTGGCGATCTTTTTCGGTTTGCATATCTACTCCGCGACTCGGTCGCGTCATGCTGAATATGATCTCAAGAAGCGCATGGGCTACGGCCTCTTCATGAGTGGCTACAGCTTGATCTCGCTTATCGGATTTGGTCTCATCGTTTATGGCTATGGCGCGACGCGTGGGTTCGGCGTGCTCTATGTGCCTCCGGTCTGGATGCAGCATATCAATCTGGTGCTGATGATGCCTGCTCTGATTCTTCTGGTCGCCTCTCAGCTACCCCCTGGCAGGATTACGAAAGTCACCAAGCATCCGATGCTTCTGGCCGTGAAGCTCTGGGCGCTTGGTCACTTATTGGCGAATGGCGAGTTGAATTCTTTGATTCTGTTCGGCAGCTTTCTCGCCTATGCGGTGTTTGACCGGATCATGGTCAAACGTCGCGGGGACAATGGTCCAGGTCCAGATGTCGTCTTGCAGGGACGTATGGACCTGATCGCAATTGTCGCTGGACTGGGGACATGGGCTGCGATCGCCTTTTGGCTGCACCCGATCCTTTTTGGCGTCCCCGCAATCTCTTAA
- a CDS encoding SDR family NAD(P)-dependent oxidoreductase, whose protein sequence is MDKRITLVTGASQGIGRAAALALAEAGHHVIGLARSKNALESLDDEIRASGGSMTLIPFDLKDAAAFEPLGHAIAEKFGRLDGVLANAGLLGTIGPLQAGGERQFNEVIDVNLNANWRLIRVTDPLLRRSESPRAVFVTSGVVPRPRAFWGPYQASKAGLEALVYAWADENEQTSLRVNLFDPGATRTQMRADAMPGEDPMTLPSTQDVAQHIVPLLEESEARTNARINVRDLL, encoded by the coding sequence ATGGATAAACGTATCACTCTCGTCACGGGCGCGTCGCAAGGCATCGGGCGCGCCGCAGCACTAGCCCTCGCAGAGGCGGGTCACCACGTCATTGGCCTCGCACGGTCCAAGAACGCACTGGAATCGCTCGATGATGAGATCCGTGCTTCGGGTGGATCGATGACCCTGATCCCTTTCGACTTGAAGGACGCCGCGGCTTTCGAGCCGCTCGGCCACGCCATCGCCGAAAAGTTCGGGCGGCTCGATGGGGTCCTGGCAAACGCTGGACTGCTGGGCACGATCGGTCCCTTGCAGGCGGGCGGAGAACGTCAATTCAATGAGGTGATTGACGTCAATCTCAACGCAAACTGGCGCTTGATCCGTGTCACGGATCCGCTCCTGAGGCGTTCGGAGTCGCCCCGTGCGGTGTTTGTGACGTCCGGTGTTGTTCCAAGACCGCGCGCCTTCTGGGGGCCATATCAAGCCTCGAAGGCCGGTCTTGAAGCCTTGGTCTACGCCTGGGCCGATGAGAATGAGCAGACCAGCCTGCGGGTCAACCTGTTCGATCCTGGCGCCACCCGTACACAGATGCGCGCGGATGCCATGCCTGGCGAGGACCCAATGACCTTGCCATCCACGCAAGACGTGGCCCAACACATTGTTCCATTATTGGAAGAGTCAGAGGCGCGAACCAATGCGCGCATCAATGTCCGGGATCTGCTCTAG